The Bacteroidia bacterium genomic interval TTGAGATATAATATGGGGGTTCCGAATGAAACCTTTGTTTTCCGCCCGCAAAACTACCCGGGCATTGAATTGCGCAGATAGGATATGAGGAAAGGACTATCAATTTTCTTGTCGTACTTCTTACTCTTTGCCTGTACTACTCCTGAAACACAGGTACAGGAAGTTGTATGGTCACGAGAATTGATCGCTGAGGAAGTAGCAGAAAGAATCGCTCGCTCAGATACCCTCCCCCGGCTTCCACAAGACCTACAGGAGGTGCTGCCCGAAAAATGGGAACCCTTTATTTCCACAGAAGAAAAAACGAATATCCCTCTATCAGGTCATATGTCCTGGACTGAAGCCCGAAAAGTATATTTTCAGGCTGATAGAAGTTTTGTGGAGATATTTTTGATGGACTATGCCGCTGACCGAAGAGCCGTTATGCGACTTTATGAGAAATATGAAGATGCACAGCGATCTGAGGGTAATAAGCCTAAGGTCTGGCCAGAAGAGAAATCCAGCGTATTCGCCTGGAATTGGTTTGATCAGAGAAATGAGTTACACTATGTAGAAGCTGCTGTGTCTTCACGCTTCCATATTTTGATACGAACCAACCTCCCCGAATCTCGACAGGTCCTGGAAAGTACCTGGTCGAAATTGGCTTGGAAAAAGCTGGAGGAGATGGGAGCTTTGAACTAAAAGCCTGAGTCATCTCATTTTTATTAAATCTTTTTAACGGATGACTTAAACATTTTGGCTTTCTTTGCAGTCCAAATAGTATGCATGCATAATATATTTATATAGACTATGAATTTACACTTGACGGAAGAACATAATTTGATTCGCGATATGGCCCGTGAGTTTGCCGAAACTGTTTTAAAGCCAGGGGTGATTGAGCGCGACAATGAGCAGCACTTTCCTGCTGAACTGGTAAATCAAATGGCAGAACTGGGATTCATGGGAATGCAGGTTGACCCCAATTATGGTGGAGGAGGAATGGATACGATTTCTTATGTAATAGCGATTGAAGAATTGTCCAGATGGGATGCCTCTGCTTCAGTGATCATTTCTGTAAATAATTCGCTGGTTTGTTGGGGTCTAAATGAATTTGCAACCCATGAGCAAAAGGAAAAATACCTCAAACCTCTTGCTCTGGGAGAAACTGTGGGAGCCTTCTGCCTTTCAGAACCCGAAGCGGGAAGTGATGCAACACAACAAAGGACTACCGCTATAGATATGGGAGATCATTATTTGGTGAATGGAACCAAAAACTGGATCACAAATGGAGGGCGTGCCGATACTTATCTGGTCATGGCGCACACAGATAGAGAAAAGAAACACAAAGGGATCAACTGCCTGATTGTCGAAAAAGGTATGGAAGGCTTTGAGGTGGGGCCTAAAGAGGATAAACTTGGAATCAGAGGTTCTGATACCCATTCCTTGAACTTTAACGATGTGAAAGTCCCCAAGGAGAATCGGGTAGGAGAGGATGGCTTTGGTTTTAAATTCGCCATGAAGACCCTCAACGGAGGTCGAATCGGTATTGCTGCTCAAGCCCTAGGTATTGCAGCAGGCGCTTTTGATTTAGCTTTAGCGTATTCCAAAATCCGCAAGGCTTTTGGGACCGAGATATTCAATCACCAGGCGATACAGTTTAAATTAGCCGATATGAAGATGGAACTGGAAGCTTCCAGAGCACTTGTCTATCGTGCTGCCTGGGAAAAGGATCAGGGAATGGATTATGCAGCATCCGCAGCTATGGCAAAACTCCATGCTTCAAAGACGGCTATGTTTTGTGCCAATGAAGCCATCCAGATCCATGGTGGAAATGGATATGTGAAAGAGTATCATGTAGAAAGGTTTCTTCGTGATGCCAAAATCACTGAAATCTATGAAGGTACCAGTGAGATCCAAAGAATGACCATCGCAAGAGACTTGCGCTAAGGATATCATGTATAACATAAAAAACCTGCCTTTGTCGGAAGGCAGGTTTTTTTTCGCTCAAATTGATGCGTACGCACCAAAACATTATGAATCTCAGGGCTTAGTCTGAGAAAGTATAAGCGTATTTCCCATTGAGATAAATATGAAGTTTATCTTCTGTATCCCAAAGGGCCGTTAATTTACAGTTTTGTCCAATCTGCAGATATGCTCTTTCTGCCGCAAAGGCCCGTATAGGTAAAATAGCTTCAGCCCCGGAACCTTGGGAGAGATACAAACCCTTTGCATCAGGATAGTGCTCTCCTTCCAGCCACACATTGAAGCTGAAATCATTGCTAAGGCTCAGACTTGCATATTTTTTGCTTTTGGAAAGACCTCCTTCCCAGGGACTCATCAGAATTTCTTCCAATCCCATGATGTCTGGATTTCCATGAACTCTGGAAACAAAAGGTGCTTCATCTGCCATTCCTGCAAGCAGGATTTTATGGTTGTCCTGGATGGTGAAATCATAAAGTTTTTCACGTCCCAGTTTGAAATTCTCATTGGTTAATTGGCCATCAGTACCAAAAGATTTATCCAGTTTGCCGTGCTCATTGATACGAACTACGGTTACTTTGTGGTTACTGGTTCCCATCAGGAGGAGATTCCCATCTTGTTGGATATGCATACCTGTCGCATATTCAGTGCCTCCCAAATCGATATAGGAGATTCCACTCCCCTCGTCTCCATAGCCTCTGTCAAGCATGCCATTTGGGAAAAGCTTGATGACTACGAAATCAAATCCACGGGCATATTGGTTGCGACGGGTATGGCCCATGAGGAGAATATTTTGGTCTTTATCCAAAGCCATTCCTTCACAAAAGCCATTTTCAACACCAATATCCATGATCTTGATCCCATCCCCGTCAAATCGTGGATCAGGATTTCCATCTGTATCCAAACGGAAGATCGCAAACTTGGTAAATCTTTCTGGCTTGGTATATCCGCAGACGAGTATCTTTCCGTCTTCCTGTACAAGAAGATCCTGAAAAGAATCGTATTTGCCTACATCAATTCTTTTGATTCCTCCATTGCCAAATCCCCAGTCGATTGTACCATTGGGTTCAAGACGAACGATGGCAAAATCTCTTTGGATCCAGCTTTGAGCATAAGTATTACCTGCCAATAGCAGTTTCCCATCTTCCTGAAAGGTCAAGGAGCTTGCCTCGTCTGTACCGCCCAGGTTTAGAATCTTTCTTCCCTGACTGGCAAAGTCTTTATCAATGCTTCCGTCATTATTCAGTCGGATAAGGAGAAAATCTTTGTCTTTTTTACTGGTAGTGATATATCCGGTAAGATATATGTGGCTTAGATTTGGAGCCTGGATGTCACGAATCTCACCTTCGATACCAAGGTCTACCCGACCATTGTATCCAAACTCGAGATCAACAGATCCATCTTCAAATAGGCGACTGATGAAAAGGCTTTCCTTATCATCTTTGTAAGCCTTGCCGGCAATCAGAATTTTCCCATCTGCCTGTGTTCCCAGGCAATGGGGGTCTTCGGGAGAAGCATCCTCATTCAAGCTCACAAATCCTTTCTCTCCGAACGCATGATCTACATGACCGACCAACTGGCCGAACATATTAAAGGGACTCCAAAGGAGATAACAAGAGAAGGTCAGGCATAGGTATAAAAGCTTCACAAGGAATGGATTTTTGAAGACAACATTATGAACCCCATTTTGCTTTCTTGCCAAAAGGCGCGTTCCTCAGTACAAAAGTAATTTTTAAGACACCAAATTACCTTTTACTACGGCTGAACGGCAAGAATTGCTGTATTAATGGATTTCGTAAATTGTCAACAGTAAAATATTACCATATTTTGGCATTTTTTAGCGACTGATAGAAAGTCTCGAGGTCAATATTGGAACCACAAATTAGGACGCCAACCCGCTTCCCTGAAAGATCATTTTTCAATTTCTCTAACAAGGCCGCCATAGAGGCGGCGCCTGCAGGCTCAACGACCTGCTTCAATTCGCGAAATATCAACTCCATGCTGCTTTTTATCATGTCGTCATCAATCAAGACAACCTTTTCCAGATTTTGCATGCAAAGCTCCATACTATATGGCATAGTAAAGGGAGCTCCCAGACTATCTGCAATGGTTCTGACCTTATCCAATCGTTCCGTGTTGCCTGATTGAAAGCTTCTGTACATGGTATCAGCCCCTACTGGTTCAACCCCATAAATCTTGATATCCGGATTTGCCAGTTTCAAGCCTGTGGACATCCCCGCTGCCAAACCCCCACCGCCAATAGGAATGATACAGGCATCCAGTTTGGGGACTTGTTGCTGAAATTCATAACCCAGGGTCGCGGTTCCTGTAGCGGTAAGCTGCCCTTCGAAAGGATGAATAAACTTTCTGCCTTCTTTTTCCTGAATTTCCTCAACCATACGAAATGCCTCCGTAACATCCGGAACCAGAATTACCTCAGCTCCCAATTCTTTGCACTTTTTAATTCTTGCAGGATTAGCATTGTCAGGCATCACGACCTTTGCATGACTATTCATGAGACGGGCTGCGTAGGAAGTAGCTATTGCATGATTTCCCGCACTTACGGCAGTAACTCCTCGTTTTAATTCTTCTTCGGATAAATCTGCCATATTGATCAGAGCTCCCCGAGTCTTGAAACTCCCTCCATGTTGCAGGAGTTCCATTTTGACATAGACTTCTGTATCCTTGCCTGCCAATCGATCTTTCACCTGCCCTTCCCATTTATGAACAGGGGTTTTTACTGTCAGATTTTCCAGAAAGGAAATGGCTTTTTGTACGCTTTGGAGATCGGGAGCAATAGCAGTTGTCATATCTTAATGAATTTTGGTAGGAATCGTAAATATGGATAAGGAGAAAGATTAAAAAAAATAAATTTCTCTTCCGATTCAGAATTAATCGGGAGAATTATTTGATCCGTTTAGACATAAGATATCAGGGCTGAGTTGTAGGCCAAATTCAGCAAGACAGATCAGGAAAGGAAAATTTATTATAGGCCTGTATAAGCTCAGTTTAAGCAGTGATACGTGCCCATAAGTTTTTGGGCAGCGTCTTGAGTGCAAATAGAAGTTGTTTCCCCAGAGAAGCATAGCCTACCTCATCTATTAAATGCGCTGTCGCCTGATTGTAGGGGGGAGTAATGGCGTCAAAGGTGCCGCCTTTACCTTTTACAAAATATCCTCTGGGATTTGAGAATGCCCGGAAGGCTTCGACTCCATGATGATGTCCCATTCCACTTTCCCCAACTCCCCCAAAAGGCAGAGCGGGTTGTGCGGCTTGAAGGGCTGCGATATTGACCGCTACTCCACCTGATTGAGTGTGGGTACTGATGGTATCTATGAAAGTCTGATTTTTTGAGAAAATATATAATCCCAGAGGCTTATCTCCTGCATTGATATAGTCAATGGCGTCCTGTGTACTTTTGTAAGGAATGATGGGCAGGATAGGACCAAATATTTCTTCCTGCATTATCCGCAATTCCTGAGGAGGATTCACGATGATATAAAATGGCATATTTCTATTACTGCCATCCAAATCTGAACCTATCTGAACCACTTTGGCCCCTGAGGTTTTGGCTTCATCAACCAATTCCTGCAAACGCTTCAGATGTCTGTCGGTGATGATTCCGCAGGCATTGGCACTACAATTGTCTTCGGCAAAGTTCAGCTGGAAATGATGGATCATTCGCTGGGAGAAATCTTCCAACTGATTCTCAGGAACCAGGCAATAATCCGTTGTAACGCACATCTGACCTCGCTTGACAACCTTTACTCCGGCAATATCAGCTATGCTTTCCTCCGAAATCCCGCTTTCATCCAGTATTACCGGACTTTTCCCTCCAAGCTCCAGCGTAACCGGAACCAGGTTTTTTGCAGCAGCTTCCATCACTTTTCGGCCCACAACTCCACTCCCTGTATAAATGAGGTGGTCCCAT includes:
- a CDS encoding acyl-CoA dehydrogenase codes for the protein MNLHLTEEHNLIRDMAREFAETVLKPGVIERDNEQHFPAELVNQMAELGFMGMQVDPNYGGGGMDTISYVIAIEELSRWDASASVIISVNNSLVCWGLNEFATHEQKEKYLKPLALGETVGAFCLSEPEAGSDATQQRTTAIDMGDHYLVNGTKNWITNGGRADTYLVMAHTDREKKHKGINCLIVEKGMEGFEVGPKEDKLGIRGSDTHSLNFNDVKVPKENRVGEDGFGFKFAMKTLNGGRIGIAAQALGIAAGAFDLALAYSKIRKAFGTEIFNHQAIQFKLADMKMELEASRALVYRAAWEKDQGMDYAASAAMAKLHASKTAMFCANEAIQIHGGNGYVKEYHVERFLRDAKITEIYEGTSEIQRMTIARDLR
- a CDS encoding aldehyde dehydrogenase family protein, whose translation is MPTTTSHPTKDQAVIERLHRIFELQQKAFQQNPYPSAQERIELMERIPRMLKKHREKILNALEEDFQGHSRQQGDLIEILGMFDRAKYNIAQVKKWMKPIRKEVNPITLGSSKAYLKYHPKGVVGNMVSWNFPFDIGLGPTLDLLAAGNRIIIKPSDLSPACGKVLEEIIADTFEEDQLAVVNGGLDLAIHFPSLKWDHLIYTGSGVVGRKVMEAAAKNLVPVTLELGGKSPVILDESGISEESIADIAGVKVVKRGQMCVTTDYCLVPENQLEDFSQRMIHHFQLNFAEDNCSANACGIITDRHLKRLQELVDEAKTSGAKVVQIGSDLDGSNRNMPFYIIVNPPQELRIMQEEIFGPILPIIPYKSTQDAIDYINAGDKPLGLYIFSKNQTFIDTISTHTQSGGVAVNIAALQAAQPALPFGGVGESGMGHHHGVEAFRAFSNPRGYFVKGKGGTFDAITPPYNQATAHLIDEVGYASLGKQLLFALKTLPKNLWARITA
- a CDS encoding threonine/serine dehydratase, whose translation is MTTAIAPDLQSVQKAISFLENLTVKTPVHKWEGQVKDRLAGKDTEVYVKMELLQHGGSFKTRGALINMADLSEEELKRGVTAVSAGNHAIATSYAARLMNSHAKVVMPDNANPARIKKCKELGAEVILVPDVTEAFRMVEEIQEKEGRKFIHPFEGQLTATGTATLGYEFQQQVPKLDACIIPIGGGGLAAGMSTGLKLANPDIKIYGVEPVGADTMYRSFQSGNTERLDKVRTIADSLGAPFTMPYSMELCMQNLEKVVLIDDDMIKSSMELIFRELKQVVEPAGAASMAALLEKLKNDLSGKRVGVLICGSNIDLETFYQSLKNAKIW